A DNA window from Engystomops pustulosus chromosome 6, aEngPut4.maternal, whole genome shotgun sequence contains the following coding sequences:
- the LOC140065908 gene encoding olfactory receptor 5AP2-like, with the protein MLKKNQTTTIDFILVGFSGAPVFQQLLFVIFLLIYVITVMGNLSIVFAYKLTTSLHTPMYFFLANLSILEICYISTTVPKMLSNFLSSLKTISFSGCVIQMYCFLLLGGTECYLLAVMAYDRYNAICNPLLYGTIMNKRICIQLVAVSWIGGAINSLIHTSLTFSLSFCGHNKINHFFCDIPPIMQLACTSTWINEIVLLVACGCVIVSSFILTLVSYTHIIATVVKIKSTSGRKKVFSTCSSHLMVVTFFYGSATFMYFRPKSSYSMDQDRVISAFYAFIAPFLNPFIYSLRNSDVKAAVKRIVCLIVLGHRH; encoded by the coding sequence ATGCTAAAAAAGAACCAAACAACAACCATAGATTTCATCCTTGTAGGATTTTCCGGGGCTCCTGTTTTCCAGCAATTACTCTTTGTCATATTTTTACTCATCTATGTTATTACAGTAATGGGTAATCTATCCATAGTCTTTGCCTACAAGCTTACTACATCTCTTCACACCCCAATGTATTTCTTTCTTGCCAATTTATCCATTCTGGAGATCTGTTACATTTCTACCACTGTGCCTAAAATGTTGTCAAACTTTCTATCATCCCTTAAGACCATCTCGTTCTCCGGCTGTGTCATACAGATGTACTGTTTTTTGCTCCTGGGTGGAACAGAGTGCTATCTTCTTGCAGTGATGGCCTATGATCGCTATAACGCCATATGTAACCCTCTCTTATATGGGACTATTATGAATAAAAGAATATGCATTCAGCTTGTTGCAGTATCATGGATTGGTGGCGCTATTAACTCTTTAATACACACAAGTCTTACTTTTAGCTTGTCCTTCTGTGGACATAATAAGATCAACCATTTCTTCTGTGACATCCCACCTATAATGCAGTTGGCCTGTACATCAACCTGGATAAATGAGATTGTCCTCCTTGTGGCATGTGGTTGCGTCATTGTCAGCtcttttatattaacccttgtatCCTATACACATATCATCGCAACGGTTGTGAAAATAAAGTCAACATCTGGAAGGAAGAAAGTGTTCTCCACATGCTCCTCTCACCTCATGGTTGTGACTTTCTTTTACGGTTCTGCtacttttatgtattttaggcCCAAGTCCAGTTACTCAATGGATCAAGATAGGGTGATATCGGCTTTCTATGCCTTCATTGCCCCATTTCTCAATCCCTTCATCTATAGCCTGAGAAATAGTGATGTGAAGGCAGCTGTTAAGCGGATAGTTTGTCTTATAGTTTTAGGTCACAGACATTGA